From the Deltaproteobacteria bacterium genome, the window GCCCGGTTTTACAACCTCAATACTATTTATGATATTGATTGCGCCTGCAGACTTTTCAATAATCGTTTTCAAATCCGATGCAATTTCGAAAGGCGGTTTTCTTACAGTGTGTGAAAGTTCATATGCTATATTACTTGAGAATTCTCCATGCCCTTCATGCTTTGGTATGTTAATAGTAATGTTTTGCGATTTCATGCTGCCGTTAACATAAACCTCCACAGCACTTTTAATTAGTCCGTACAGTTGTCTCATAGTTTATTCTTGTTTTCAACAGCGGCGTTTTGGTGTTCTTTTAACTTTTTATCAAGGGTTACATCGTAGGTATATTCGGGGCATTTAAGACCGATATCCTCAATTGTAGAAAATCTTTTTTTGCATGTTTCTCTCCATGCACAGGTTAAGCAGCTTTTAACGTCAGTATACTCCATGGTCAGGGAACAAGCTCCTTTAGAAGTGTTTGAGAGCCTGAGACTATCTCATGCATTATTTCTTCTACGGATTTTATAGAGCTTATGAGCCCTGCTATCTCTCCACTCATAACAGAGCCGTTCTCTACGTCTCCCTCTATAGCCGCTGCCCTGCTTCTGCCCGGCCCGATAAAAGAAAGCAACTCCATTTCAGTAACTGCACTTTTTTCAAGTGCGAGAATCTGTTCCGACAATTTGTTTTTAATTACACGCACGGGTTTACCTATACTCCTTCCAGTCAGAATGGTGGAGTCGTCCTCTGCCTTTATTATAGCCTGTTTGAATGCATCATGCACGGGTGCCTCAATAGAGGCGATAAACCTCGTACCCATTTGTATGCCCTGTGCCCCAAGTGCTCTTGCAGCGACAAATCCTCTATAATCTGCCATACCGCCCGCGGCTACAACCGGTATTTTTACGTTATCTACGACCTGCGGAATCAACACCATTGTTGTAATCTCGAGAGGGCTGTCATGCCCGCCCGCTTCAATACCTTCTGCAATAATGAAATCAACACCCGCGTTATACGCCTTTTTTGCAAGCTTTGCAGAAGGAACAACGTGCCCGACCTTTATACCCGCGTCATGGAGTTTTTGTGTAAATGTTGACGATGACCCTGCTGAAGTTATGACCACCTTCAGTTTACTTTCAATAGCGATATCGATCAGTTCCGATGCGGTAGGATAGATCATCGGTATATTAAGAGCAAACGGTTTATCGGTAAGTTTCCTTGTTTTTTCTATCTCTTTTTTTATTTCTTCTTTTGTCAAAAATGAACCGCCCGCTATAACACCAAGACCTCCGGCTTCCGATACCCTGGCGACGAGCGGAGCATACGAAACATAAACCATACCTCCAAGCAGTATGGGGTACTCAATACCAAGCAAATCACAAATCCGTGTATGAATAAATCCATTCATTTTAGAAACTTCTCTTTATTCTCTATTATATGCTCAGCATTCCTCATTGATAATGACATAATTGTAATCTGAGGGTTTACGCCGAGTGACGTTGGAACAATACTGCCGTCAGATATAAACATATTATCCAGATTATGAACCTTACCGTAAGAATTAACAACCGTATGCCCCTGTATCTCACCCATTCTTGCAGTTCCAAGTGGATGAAAAGCCATCAACTCAAACGATTTTGCGTTGATTTTTCTTTTGAACAATTTAGATATTTCATCCTGTTTTTTGAATGACTCAAATCCATAAATGCTCGGATTTACCCATTTTGCCCCTGCTGCAAAAAAGATCTCCGATGCAATTGCAACTGCCTTTACCAGTTTTTTTGTGTCATAAGGATGCAGGCGGTAAGATATGAATGGTTTATTGTCGATACCCGACCTTACATTGCCGGAGGAGTTGTGATCGGAAACCATAACACCAAATGTAGCAAGGTTATTGTAATGTAATGCAAATTCCTTAGCCTCTAATCCGATCGTTCCTGCAACGGACAATCCTACCTCAGGCGGAACAAAAACCCCCTCAAACATAATACCCTCACTTGCATAGGCATCTACATAATTGCCCTGCGGTACGCCTTTGTAACCCTCAACGAGTTCATCAAACATTGCTGCCACTCTTGCGGCGGGATGGATTGTCAGGTTTTTCCCAAGCTCGGGAGAAAGTTTTATATCGTTTTTATCGAGTATATATG encodes:
- a CDS encoding nitronate monooxygenase yields the protein MNGFIHTRICDLLGIEYPILLGGMVYVSYAPLVARVSEAGGLGVIAGGSFLTKEEIKKEIEKTRKLTDKPFALNIPMIYPTASELIDIAIESKLKVVITSAGSSSTFTQKLHDAGIKVGHVVPSAKLAKKAYNAGVDFIIAEGIEAGGHDSPLEITTMVLIPQVVDNVKIPVVAAGGMADYRGFVAARALGAQGIQMGTRFIASIEAPVHDAFKQAIIKAEDDSTILTGRSIGKPVRVIKNKLSEQILALEKSAVTEMELLSFIGPGRSRAAAIEGDVENGSVMSGEIAGLISSIKSVEEIMHEIVSGSQTLLKELVP
- a CDS encoding arginine--tRNA ligase; translated protein: MRQLYGLIKSAVEVYVNGSMKSQNITINIPKHEGHGEFSSNIAYELSHTVRKPPFEIASDLKTIIEKSAGAINIINSIEVVKPGYLNFVMTELFWIDALDDIIKIGERYGLNTIGNGKSVLIEFVSANPTG